The genomic region TCTTctcataagtataagtatattaTATTATACGAAAATAATATACTGTATATTTTGATCcttgcacatttacttatggtaAAAGATCAGATAATTAAATTTTTAGAAGTAGAAATATTGCAACGGTGAAAACATCTTTTCTTATCCTACTTAAATCAATAatttagtatatatttatttattttacctGGCACGTTAAAATGTTCCTAAACATTCATTTTTCTCACACTAGAATTAAAAATGGATGCCCCACATAAGAATAGTTGACTCAAATGTGTGTTTAGTACGTTTGTTCTTTATGAAACTTTATTAAAAATCAGATTACAATTTTAACATTGTAATATCTTTAAATAAATTATTCTTGTATaggatatacatatatatttcaaTACATATATATTACTCAAAGATAGTTAGAATCAATTTTGGAAACGTCCAACTCTGTATTACTTACCATAAGTATTACTttgaataaataatataatgtacAATAAATTGATAGTTAAGTTTTGATACTTTATGGGACAACCCACTAGTTAAAAATGAAATTATTCCCATAAATTCAGAAAATTCATATTTTGAGTAATTCATTTCTTTAAATCTTTTCTTAACCCATCCTTAAAACTCCAAAATATTGTGTTCAAGAAATTTAAATAGAAGTTTATTTCAATATACTACTTTTATCAAAGGATAAAATAAAGTCATAGAAATAAGCTTGATGATGAGTACCATCGAATGTGTAGTATTATTTTCATAAAATAATTTAGTATTATATATAAGTGTGTAAATATTACGTAAGTTTAATATTAACTAGAAATTTGAAAATTCTAtacacatatatgcatatacCTGATAGAATTTCTTAATGGTATATCCAATATAATCTCTTCTGTAAGATAAACATAAGAGAAAATGTCATTGGTAAttcatatgaaaacatgaaatTATTATAAGAATAAACCATGAAATTACTATGTTGTAAAAATGCCATTTGTCTCAATAAAATATTCCTTGCGATGGAATCTAACAATATATAAGCATAAATAAAGTTAGCTGTAAGCATACTCATTACATCGAAATTAGCTATAGTGTCAATGGAGACAATGATATATTTGAAACTCCATTCTCCAACCAAAagaaaaccataaccataataatatctATGCGTAAATGAAAAAGTTGGGATATTGATATTCACTGGTAACAACCAGtatagtatttagacttgaacctaAGAAGAATGCCTTAGTATAAAGCTTTGAGATAAGCCAATTACTTGCATAGATAAAGTGTGATGGTTATTAGTATTCCGGGAGGATAATGACTAGAACAGTGTCtgtatgataaataagcaataacaactggccactgttatttcttgtttattgatactactcggttctagaatatgatccaCCATGAGAATACTAATTTCCTTATTTCTTGAGATAAGTCAAAATAGAAGATGCAAATCATGATGTGAGAAAATTATGTTTATGGGAAAAAAAAACAATGATAACTACCTCTCCGGCAAGCCTGGGTATGATGTGGTATACActccagcttgtccgggtgaGATGGGGGTACCTCTCCGGCGAGACCGGGTGAGATGAGGTATATGTTATGATAATGAAATTCCTTAAATAGTACTATGACTGATGTCTGATCTATTTTTTTGAAAAtctgaatctgttaaatacattgacctgatgaatggtgtgtatattacagtatgtgaaatatatgattatatagatatgtatatctatgagGAAATCCAAAGACTATAATGATTGACAGTAGGGATAAATCACGAACAAGTGGTCAATGATAATTTTAGATTtatttatcaggaatctctcgtATACGTATATAATTCCGATGTCAAAcactatttcgtttgatcatcagtCTCGAAACTCGTGCGACAAAATGAACGAAGGGAACCCTATAAGTTGGGATGCCATGAAAAGTATAAGATTTCCCTTTGCGATTATTAACGCATTAAGAAGTCTGTAACCAAAAGTTATGCTAAGACACAAAacatctaaaaaaaaaaaaatatttttatagaGAGTCGTTTTACCTTTATTAAGAGCTCTTGAAAAGATAAGAATAACCACGACTAGAACTCCCTTCCCCTATGATTCTACTGAGATTTACCATTCAGAACCCTTAAATTTATTTGAAATGACAAGAATGCATGCATACCTAACTGATAAATTTTTAGTTATACCTATTCAAAGTTATAGAAGTAAATGAAGAATTTAAATCCATTAAAAGACCATACAAATTAAAGATAAGAATCTCAAAGCATAGagaatagttctggtcaaagtaaagtgaaaTTCAAAACCAGGATCAGAATCTACTTAGAAACTAAAGTAACTAAATATTCATCCATATTTCagggaatctcgaggacgagatttaaaacaaggtggggaggatgtaacattcccaaaatttatataaaaacttatgttattaaaaggaagcatcatgggtaagttgaccaatAAAAATATAAGGTGTTTTGGCAAAcgtaggaaccgtttaataactAATTTATAAAAATGTAGTATATTTGAACctgctctgtttttaatgaaacttggttcaaaatatCGACAaaattattctcgttctaatggcataattataaaacattatattttagaagttataagcacCAAATGAGTGAagtagttaaattaattataataataatatattaaattacAATTCACTTATGAATTGTGACTTACATGCCTACACGTATAAGAAGGAATCGAAAATTTGTATTAggaataataatataataatttgttTATTGTAATTAATAAATTTGATTTTCATGCATAGTCTTCATCAAATGAAAAGGATGTACGTGTAAATTGTAGATATTTCCTACAATCAATATTGCATGGATACGTGGCCGAAGTCTGTCGTGTTTTCCAAACTATTGAAATGCTATAAATAGCAGCATAGTTTGTTCACAAAATTTGCTCAGCCTATTTCTACTTCATCTCTCAATTTTATAAAGCCCTGCCCCATTTTATGTATTGTAACCCCTaatcactgataccctgtccaagtgacgtagggccccgtaacgtatgtcaagacTCTgtctaaattcgttggggttctgtctcgtgacgtagggataaagtgtaattgggttactatacttaatgtgagtgcactatatatgttattaaataacccaggagttatacccaaaatataacaaccctcctaaaacacccctgacacccccacacttcctaaaatacaccacatatgtgaaaaccgagcccgaaatataatatagcattaaaaataaatgaaaaacaagaaatagtaagttgaggcgggccgcgtagacccaccccaaccattcacgcgggccgtatgaaggtgtaaccggattcctttgatttcttaagtccaggcgggccgcgtaaggccacaccgttagtttacgcgggccgcgcgtGTTTCAAAGGGTGGCGCAGCTctgagctgacacgtgtcgatatcgtGTCGAGTCTACCTGGTGACCAGGCTAAGCTACGCAGTTGACCggagtcaacgcgggccgcgtaagcccagtCCATATtatacgcgggccgcgtgggaaccaGAATCAGCACCTATATAAGAGGGCCATCGGATTTCATTCGAATTCGCTCACAACGATTTCTTTCTCTCAAATTCTGATAGTAGGCTTATAATACACGGGTATAAtacccctaattagcgaagctctgcctcgttgtaagtatcataacccctggatacgtattaggtactctgcccgattgatctagggttccgtaacggctgtcgtggttctgcctgacgtagtcgttggaatgccgtctcggggagggtattactaatgttaaaatgggttattatactaacgcgtgtgcattgtttattcaactagattataaccaggaagccaCAAAGGAGATACCTAAATtagcaatgtgagttaatcctctttttatatgctcatttttgtgagtaatctcctttttgttaacagtttttacaaaaccttgaacctttttacaatgcaatatagcagtgattgagtctttgtaattctacaattactgccggtatgttggggttttgtatacaaaatgtgagtaacgttaccattggacgaagagttagccaatgggtaatatgaccctcagtcagacgtgacactactgaatgagtaattgtgtagatataaacattgtaatcgcccttaatactgtgaaatgataaaacctgttttgattaaactgggattcactcaccagtatttcttgctgataaaatgtttttaaaacgcgtttcaggtaacaaaatgtgaaagccaatcaGAATAAAGCCAGCTCGAGAGCACTGACGGCTTGGAAaaatgtggctataaaagttacctaaataaaagaaagcgttttatttcaataaagtgggatttatccttGTAAtgcagtttgtaataaaaacttgggttttacccatttgtttaatattataaaacgaggtggtttactctgatttaaatatttcctaactaaggtcctgatgaaaattccgctgccaaataaattaataacgtgataccaccgcaactggctcgcggccgcccgttcccgggtattagggatcgggggttgtgacatagttgggacaggcatttaccgttggttgagttctcctacaataatagctgaCTTTCCATGAGTTCTTAGTGTCTTCGTTAAGCAACTCCACGGTACCGTACGGGAATACCTCCTTCACGACATACGGCTCAGACCATCTTGACTTCAATTTTCCGGCAATCAACTTCAATCTTGAATTGAACAAAAGCACTTGATCACCAACTCGAAATTCCATCGATTTCCGCAACTTCCTATCATGTAAAGCCTTCGACTTTTCTTTGATACTCCATGAACGATCATATGCGGCATCACGAAGTGCTTCTAATTCATCAATTTGAAAGAATCTTTTTTCTAGCGGCTTCGGTTAGGTCCAAATTCACGGTTTTAAGTGCCCAAAGAGCCCGATGCTCTAATTCTACCGGCAAATGGCACGCTTTTCCATACACTATCATAAAAAGAGTCGTACCTAACGGCGTTTTGTAGGCGGTATGAAACGCCCACAATGCATCATCTAATTTGTCCGACCAATCCTTTCGGCTCTTTCCCACCGTCTTTTCCAAGATCCTCTTCACTCCTCGATTCGCGTTCTCgacttgaccgcttgtttgtaGATGATAAGCGGTAGACAAGCGGTGCGTAACTCCATATCTCTCCAACGCCTTTTCCATTACGGAATTACAAAAGTGTGTCCTGTGGTCACTAATAATCGCCTTAGGAGTACCGAAACGAGTGAACAACTTCTTCAAAAACCTCACCACCACTCGTGCATCGTTCGtaggcaaagcttgagcttccacccacttTGAAATGTAATCAATAGCAACGAGGATGTACCGATTCCCACTCGAGGATAGAAATGGTCCCGTGAAATCAATGCCCCACACATCAAAGACTTCTAACACTTGAATAGGGTTCTGGGGCatctcatccttggatgagatgttgccggttCGTTGGCAACGATCACACTTTCTCACAAAGTCAACTGCATCTTTCACTACAGTCGACCAATAAAACCCACAATCGAAAACCTTCTGCGCAGTCACATGCGGACCATGATGGCCTCAtgtcctacaataatagctaccatactagcattaaggctgcgccttttgaggcactatatggtagaaagtgcagaacgcccatttgctgggcagaagtgggagatacgcaattatcaggtcctgacttagtcttcgagacaaTGGACAAGATTGTCAAAATCCGCGACCGCCTGAAGGCTGctcgagacaggcagaagagttatgcggatgaTAGGCGAAAACCTCttaagtttgaggttggcgataaagtgtTGCTAAAAGTAtcgccttggaaaggggtgatgcgatttggtaagaaaggtaagttaagcccaaggtatataggaccattcgagatcatcgaatgtgtaggatcagtggcttacaagttaaacttacctaaagagctcgatggtattcataatgtattccacgtctgcaatctgaagaaatgtctagctgacgagtcgctagtcataccacacacggatgtgcatatagacgagagcttaaagtttgtggaaaaacctgtgtcgattgaagatcgacaggtgaaaaagcttcgaagaaagcttgtacctattgtcaaggtaaagtgggacgcccgcagaggtcctgaatatacgtgggagttagagtccacaatgaaagagaaataccctcatctgtttTCCTAAATCTCGAggtcaagatttcttttaagggggtgaggatgtaacacctcgaaaattcctgtcctttaaaatgaagacacgtgtcataagggacaaacgtgtcaggaaaaccggagtaaatataaagatgtatggtaggattttaaatgcaagggcgtcatgttatttcaaaatacctctgaacgacccaagggcgacatgttattaaaatacctctgagcgacccaaatttataaatcccaagatccttaaatcgtttgataaacatcttatatatatgtattaaccGGTCGTTTCTAAAGTTCCATCTTTTatatgaaatttggattattgggAGTGTTGCTACTAAAGTGCTGAATAAAATTCTTGTGTAAAAGaaattaatagtagttaactaaCATGACCAACTCTTGTGAGAATCCAAGACTTAAATCCTTGGAAATATCCGTCACTTTAAGAGATTACAAGATGCCAAGGTTGTAGACACATGTAAGGGAcatacaagcatgcaatggctgagccacTAGGTCCCACAACTGAGAAAGTTAGCTTGTAATTCGGAATCCACGAGGTTGCATGGCCAAGACTTAgaagttttaaaatttttgtcctctgaccatcggttacggaccgcaaggcccctggcttacggtccgtaaggagggtacctgggcatTTTCAGcgagggtcggttacggaccgtcgccatttcagcatacggtccgtaagaggtgcttacggaccgcaaggccttacgcttacggtccgtaaggctatcgctggcagcagattttggacagctgcctgttcagcctgttacaccgacttaaaTGAATGGTTTTCGAAACCAGAGACTTGCTAGGCAGTTTATAGCATCATAGAGACACCTGGGATAATCTTGTAACCACTCTAGACTATCTTGGCATCATCTTGGACCTCaaggttcactatataagagctTGAAGTTGTGAACACCTTACATGCTCACTTGCAACTTtggttcaagacttctctggaACTTTTCTGGACAACATCAAGTTCTCATTAGGTCCccaatccttcttaggactcttgtaagtgcccttaacctcccttaatcctttctagcttagttaattagctaaaagtcaaaccgtcgtaattaaggtttgacttcgtgattaattaaaatgtgctctgtcaaatcacgaattaaagatacctttaagtaggtaattacgtgggtaacaaacccttaaaagggtatttccagattcccactctaactatgttaattgtcgagtcaaagctcatattaaaaagtcaacagaaaggttaattgcgaattaatacataattagcaatgtaggatgcatgcaacctgtttaatcattaaaataacttggtaattaatgtaagaacatgttccaacatgttcaactcgacaattttcagtttaggctcggtttggaaccaaaagtcgcaaagtttgacttctgctttgactttcagttctgacccgtttaagccaagattaggattgccttagagcttcttttgaacctatttacatgttagtataactctctgagattatacaacttggttcattagatatcctattcacatgcatgtttccgttaatcgcttatatgttgaccattatgcccatttgaccttaaaacgggatttttgaaaatgtaaaagggtaggcaccttagctactgatttataaacttgcatccaaaatttgaagtcagtttggggtctagattaagagttatgctcaatagcgtaattaagagcttctttactaattaaatggcgtaaattatgtatagcctatcaaaacccaaatttttataccaaactttttacccacttttataaaataatattttgggatttttggggatttttattcatttttaggctgagcataacttagggtTCTAAGATttattcggtttatgccggttttgccctttttagccataaaatgagttttacaaatccttttgaccccaaaccaatttctactgatttgttatgataaataaattattttgagccttctggaatattaaaaatatcaactttttacagaaaacccggaaatggctccagatcgcctttttaggcatttttaacgcataagtgtgcactagaaccttattaagcttaagggattgaacctactgatgtaattcgtaaattttttatattttaaacagtaggcaaatgttttgaactcagaattccagaattgaccttttaggcacatgtgaaattaccaaaatgcccctacgatgcatagtaaggttaaagataataaatttcacataaatttgataccctactgttataacttagtaaattaagtatatttactaatttaatcagacctgtaactcaggttatcattttaacccttttacaccttataaaatgaccaaaacacccttaagaggcatagttttggtttaaaatcatttggggcataatggaaggtatcattctgatatcacaacatattttaagcatattgacttcagaaacttgtatttgactcttatggttactcgttacgcattatacgcgttcggatcggcttatgcgactagtttggccattttagccgaaacgggtcaaaccatatctttttggtctcaaaatccagaatgtgattatgttacccatataaaacaagtgtgcaagcttgttgggacaaaaccacattctaaaacggtcttcgccttattgtgcgtttagaaccgtaatctttatataaaactaaccggtctaagcttaagacccgttaggattctaataggttattaaaaccttaatttccagatctaggagcccagtaaaagctacgtgcactcgttatatttggtttatactttgctcaggtaaatacgtttaacttattttccctatacgggcttgggatacggtatataaaataccgcttggtcggggaattgaccttaaccggtcttggttaggtgcagtcaaattaacccgtttaacaatgttgttttgtttgtttaacgcctttgggggcttaatgaccatgtcccggatatccttggcatcattcaaagaatggccacgaccttagcactcgggtgtaggcgtacacccgtagtgttgtacaacatgtataatcgtcggtacgagagaagtctcgcggcggaattatattaagtggtgtgtctattaaactttaacccggcatgacccgggctactgaacgcagaacgaacatgtaattcttttacaagattattaagcaaataattatcccaagttataaaaagttttatgccacgagcattaaatcaattttaaacattttcaaaatgagtcagttgaattgtatttaccagtgtaaactgacgtattttccaaaaagactaagtgcaggtactacgcgtaataggctggtcactccttaagcatccatagaagtctcgcaagcttaggatgcatgaagtctgttgaaacgAAGTTCCTTTTTcgtttgattctgcctgtggattttatttcgacattttgtgatatttgaatattacaataatttaagttgaaatgaatctatctttgcttccgctgtgcattataatttgtgttgtttgactatgatgatatcaactacgtcacgttaatcccccaccgggcccaccgatgacacgtggaaattaggggtgtgacaggttggtatcagagccaacactgagtaaattaaacactagccttttgtgtttaatctcagtgcacgaattgcacattcttcgagttccgagtctagacaaagaacataggacaaactctgttttgttttatttcgggtcttattattatatgttgttgttgttatctaaaaCTTGTATGCAGGTCATAGCTGTTTTGTTTTAGTCTCTGCCCTAACACCGCACCGACTGCATAATCACCGGCGTCGCACATGAGCTCGAATGGAAGGGTGATACAAGAATCGGCGCACTAACCAGTTTCTCTTTCAGAAAGTCAAACGCTTTAaggcattccttgtcaaagacaaACGGAACATCCTTCTCCAACAATCGAGTCATGGGGCGAgtgattttagaaaagtctttaataaagcGCCTGTAAAATCCCGCATGACCTAGAAAGCTACGAATCGACTTAACACTAGTCGGCAGAGGAAGCCAACTGATCGTATCTATCTTCGCTCTATCAACTTCAATACCAGCCCTCGAAATTTTGTATCCTAACACAATACCCTCagtcaccatgaagtgacactttTCCCAGTTCAACATCAGCTTCGTTTTAACACATCTCCTCAACATCTTCTCAAGATTATCTAAGAAATGATCGAAAGAATTACCGTACACCGAGAAATTGTCCATAAACACCTCCAGCGAACTCTCTACCATATCCTAAAAGATCGCGATCATGCATCGCTGGAATGTAGCTGGAGCGTTACATAGACCAAACGGCATGCGTAGGTACGCGTACGTGCCGCATGGACATGTAAAGGTGGTCTTTTCCTGATCCTCTGGTGCGAAGGGATCTGAAAATAACCCGAAAACCCGTCGAGAAAGCAATAGAACTGCTGACTCGCGAGCCGCTCAAGCATCTGATCAATAAATGGGAGCGGAAAATGATCCTTACGAGTGGCGTCATTCAACtttcgatagtcaatgcacaccCGCCATCCCGTGACTGTACGTGAAGGTATGAGCTCATTTTTCTCATTAAGAACAACTATCATCCCCCCTTTCTTTGGGACGACCTATGTAGGGCTCACCCAAGCTGAATCAGAAATAGGATATATCAAACCAGACTCCAACAACTTCATAACCTCCTTCTTGACTACCTCCTGCATATTTGGGTTAAGACGTCGCTACGGCTGCACCACCGGCTTGTAAACCTCCTCCATCAGGATGCGATGTGTGCAAAAAGTAGGGCTAATACCCTTAATGTCAGACAACCTCCATGCAGTCTCCTCTTGGTGTTTCCTCAACACATTAATCAACCTCACTTTCTCCTCCTTTGTCAACTTCGAAGATATGATGACAGGCATGTTCGGCTTCTCTCCCAGAAATGCGTACTCAAGATGTGATGGAAGAACCTTAAGTTCTAAAGGCGGTGGAATGTCTACAAGAGTACTCTCATCGCTAATCTCATTAAGTTCCAACGTCTCTGGAACCCACAACTCATCGCTCTCATCTAACTACtcctcaacttcttcttcatcaAGCTCGTCAACAACTCCCTCACCTACTAGATCGGCCCCACTGATGTACTCGAGACACGTGTCGACACAAGATATGAAAGAGTTTAGAAAGTAGACGGAATGACACGGCCCGCTATCGTCGTCTCTACCACCAGGGTGCTGCATCGCTCTGTCTATCTCTAATGTGACAATCTCGTCACCCGCGCGAAGAGAAATCTTACCGTCAAAGACGTCGATGATCGCCCTTGCGGTTCTAAGGAATGGACGGCCCAGAATAATAGGAACTCTCTCATCGGCCTCCATGTCAAGAACGACAAAGTCCACAGGAAATACGAATTTTTCCACTTTTACCAACAGATTCTCCACTATCCCACGAGGATACTTGGCTGAACGGCCAGCCAAGGACAACGACATACGAGTGGGTGTAAGCTCTCCTAACCCAAGCTTCTCATACAAAGAAAATGGCATCAGATTGATGCTTGCTCCTAAATCAGCTAGAGCATGAGCAAGGGTAACGGCTCCCCCCAAAAGGCATGGAATAGTGAATGTACCAGGGTCGGTTAACTTCTATGGTAGCTTATTCAAGACTACCGCGGAACAACCGCCCGTTAAAGGAATATTTGAAAGCTCACCAATTCTCTCCTTACACTTCAAAAGATCTTTAAGAAATCTAGCATACTTAGGCATAGACTGAAGTGCCTCGATAAATGGAGATTGATTTTCAACTGCTTGAACATCTCAAGAAATTGCCCATACTCCTTAGCATATTTCTGATGCTTAAGGAGGGCGGGATATGGGACGCGAGAATGATCAATCACTGGTGACGGTCTAACCCTCGTCGGTTGCTTCTCCACACTCTTCTCAACTTGAGACTCCTCGgcgtgtgcggtacttgctgggtcTAGCCTCATGTGCACCTTACCGGGAGCCTCCATCTCGATCTCCTCATTGacttcttcatcttctacctccACACTCTCTCTAACTACCTCCCCCAAACTCTTTCCACTTCGGGTAGTAATAGCCTTCGCGGAATGATTAGCTGGGTTCGGGAAGGTATTTCCTGAAAACTGACCATGTGTATGCTCTTGCAACTATTTAGCTATACCACCTACTGTTCTTTGAAGGTCTAAAAGTGCGGATTGCTGATTTTTTTAAATGAAGCTCTTGACTTTTATTAATTTGCTCTTGACTTTTAGCGAAATTACCTAATTCAGTTAAAGATTTCTGTGTCGTCTGATCTCGCACCATCATCTGAGTGAGCATCTCTTCAATACTACTTAAACTACCCTCTGAACCCTTACCACTACATTAACCCTCTTGATTTGACCCCCTACTAGCAAACTGCCCCCTGAACCTGAACCATTAAACTGACCACCCTGACCTGAACCACTACTCGTGTATAGACCGGGCCCCCTACTTTGATACTGACCAGATGGAAAACTAGGAGGATTACCAGAAGAGCGGAAACCACTATTATTGCCACTACTGCGCCAGTTGGAGTTATAATTAGAATTATTGAACGGATTCGTGGGACCCCTAGACTGACAGGCTATATACTCTACCTGCTCGAGTGTTAGTGTGGGACAATCTATCGTATCGTGCCCTCTTCTACAAACCTCACACCTATCAACTTTCTTCTTAATCTCATTCAACTCTTGTTTCAGACTCTCGAAAGCAGCAACTACCGATGGATCCAAGACAATTTGGTTTACCCCTCGAGTGGCCGAGGAGGTATGCACAGGAATGGAAGTCATGCGGGTAGTGCTATAGTCCATATCAGAATGGGCAAAACT from Helianthus annuus cultivar XRQ/B chromosome 10, HanXRQr2.0-SUNRISE, whole genome shotgun sequence harbors:
- the LOC118482722 gene encoding uncharacterized protein LOC118482722, producing the protein MPFSLYEKLGLGELTPTRMSLSLAGRSAKYPRGIVENLLVKVEKFVFPVDFVVLDMEADERVPIILGRPFLRTARAIIDVFDGKISLRAGDEIVTLEIDRAMQHPGGRDDDSGPCHSVYFLNSFISCVDTCLEYISGADLVGEGVVDELDEEEVEE